The Nomia melanderi isolate GNS246 chromosome 6, iyNomMela1, whole genome shotgun sequence genomic sequence TTCTCCAAGACCTTTTGCATTCTACCGAGAAAAGAGCTATTGTTTGTAACAGTTGCAGGAATCTTTTGGtatagtaatattaaattatgatattttttcaCAGCATCTCCAGGTAGTGGACCAGGACCTGGTGTTACAGTATGTACAAATAGTCCTGTTGGAGTTGTTACACCGCAACAGAAAGGAGTAGGAACAAATATGACTGCCATGCAAGTTGCTGGTAGATTTGGAGGAAACACAGGTCCCATTGGTTCTGCTACTGTTGTGGGTGGCCAAGAAGGTACTATGGCACAACAAGCACAACCACCTGCTCCGAGTCCAGCTCAAACTCAAGCTGGTGCGCCAACAGGAGTTCAACTTGGTTCACAACAAGCTACTCAGGGCCAAATAACCGGTACCGGTGCTCCAACTGGTAAGCatacatttttgaaaatcgAAAAACGTTTTCGAAAGATCAACTAGTTAAACAAAATTGTTCTATTATCAGGTGCTACGAAGTCAACTGCTGATCCCGAAAAGCGTAAACTTATTCAACAGCAGCTAGTTCTTTTGCTTCATGCGCATAAGTGTCAACGCCGTGAAACCCAAGCGAATAATGGCGATGTTCGACATTGTACGCTGCCAGATTGCAAAACGATGAAAAACGTTTTAAACCATATGACCGCCTGCCAAGCAGGGAAAACTTGCATGGTGCCACATTGTAGCTCCTCTAGACAGATTATTAGTCATTGGAAACATTGTAATCGCAACGACTGTCCAGTGTGCTTGCCCCTAAAACAAGCGAATAAGAACAAAACCACAAACGCTGCTGCCGCTTCCACATCACAACCAAATAGTCAACCAAATCCAAGTCCAACTGAGGTAAAAAGAGCATACGATGCTTTGGGTATTCAATGTCCCACAACAACACCTGGCTTGGTGCCTGCTTCGTGTGTTACGAGAAGAATACCAGCACCAGGTATGCAAGGAGGGACTGGTACAATAGGAAGCGTGAGGCTAGTTCAACCTCCAACTCAAACTGCTCCTGGCCAGTCCGTGGTTGGTGCTGGACAGCAAGTAGTCGCACCAAATGTATCTCTTCCTTTAAATTCTGATCCTAACACTGTAGGTGTTGCCGGTAATCAGACTGCGTCCACCAGCGGAGCAACGCCTGCTGCTGCGGCGGCTCCTGCAAATATACAGCAATCTGTTAATGTACATCAGTTATTCGGTTTGAACGATTCCGGACAACTCAGTGTCGCGGCCGAAAATAGATTAGCTAGTCCTCAGCTTCCGGTTGGAGCTCAACAGAATCAAGTAACAGCAACACCGATGCAAGAAACTAAGGACTGGCATTTGACTGTAACTCCAGATCTTAGAAATCATCTTGTTCATAAATTGGTTCAAGCCATATTTCCCACTCCGGACCCAAATGCTATGCTTGACAAGAGAATGTACAATTTAGTCTCGTACGCGAGAAAAGTTGAAGGTGACATGTACGAGATGGCTAATTCCCGATCAGAGTATTACCATTTACTTGctgagaaaatatataaaattcagaaaGAGTTAGAGGAGAAGCGACAGAAACGAAAAGAACAGCAACAACAGTTACAggcgcagcagcagcagcagcctcAACCAGGGTCATCTGGAGCAGCTGGTCCGAGTTTGAGGCCGTGCGCTCCACCCGGTGTGGGAACTGTTCCACCGTCACGACCGGTTGGAACGGTTACTCCTAGCTTACGTAGTCATTCACCAAGCATGTCTCAACTTGGAAATTTACCTGCAATAAGCATTCCACACAATAGAATGCAGTTTCCTCAGCAACAACAGGCGCAACAGCAACAAGCGCAACAACAACAGGTACAAGTTCAAGCCCAAACCAAAGTCCAGGCTCAAGCACAAGCCCAGACCCAAGCTCAAGCTCAGGCACAAGCTCAGGTTCAACAACAaatgcaacaacaacaacagcagcagcaacagcagcagcaacaacagcaacagcagcagcagcagcagcagcaacaacagcaacagggGATTTTAGTTGGCCCACCGGGTCCTAGTCCAAACGGGCAGTCAACCTCCAATCCCAATGTCGTTCCAAATCCCGGTTTGAGTCCATTTGGACAAATGTCACAAGCGAACCTAACAACTACCACTACATCCGCAACAACTAGTCAATTTCCAACCTCGAACGGCACTTCCGGTCTGCCTAACAGTTCTCCTGTACAGAATCAACACCAGTTCACAGACATTATGAAGGTTCGAATGGCGCAGGCTCAAGCAGCGCAAGCTGCGCAAGCTGCAATCGCTCATCAAcaccaacaacaacagcagcagcagcagcagcaacaacagcagcaacaacagcaacagcaacaacagtcGCAGCAATCAGCGCAATCGCAACCACAGCAGCAACAAAGTCAATCGCAGCCGCAACAACCGACGAGCACTTCGAATCAGAGCGGCGCGACAACGCCGATGCCGCAAGCGCCGTCGCCGTTCAGTATCCAACAGAATAACCAACAACAAAGCCAACAGTTCAGCAACAGTCGACCTCTGTCAGTCTCAACGCCTAGCGACAGCGGCATCAGCACGTCCACTCCTCAAACGATACCACCTCCTGCGTCCAGCGGGCCTAGTCCTGGTCCAACGACGACGGCGAACGGACCTCAATCTACGACTTCCACACCTAATACACCGTTAGTTCCTTCTCTGATGACTCCGAATCAGACAGTTTCATCTGCCAATCAAACACCGCCTCATCCTAGCACTACACCGTCTCCAGCTGGCTTAGCGGGCCTCGGGAAAGGCATGACGTCACAGGAACGAGCCGCTTTGAACGCGCCTAGAACCTTGTCCATATCTTCTCAAATGGCTGCTATCGTGTCTGCCACAGACCGTGATAATTCACCTAGTCCGCCGATGAATAACAATAAGGGAAAGTTGGACTCCATCAAGGAGGAGAGTATGAAGATGGAGATCAAGCAGGAGGACGGTTCTGAGAATCACAGAATGGACGGCGGGAAAAGCGTGAACAACGACGTACCGATCAAAACGGAGATTAAACAGGAACCGATGGAAGAAGGATCCGGCGAGGGTATCGCGAAGGAGGAATCCTGTATCAAGGAAGAACCGGTGACGCCGATGTCTAGTCAGGATACAACGACGCCGGACATCAAACCGTTGGTCCCTGAGCCGATACAACCAAGCGGTACATCGACAGATAAGAAACGGTTGTGCTTATTCAAACCGGACGAGCTGCGGCAAGCGTTGATGCCAACGTTGGAGAAACTGTACCGTCAGGATCCAGAATCTATACCGTTTAGACAGCCGGTCGATCCGCAGGCGTTAGGGATTCCGGATTATTTCGATATCGTTAAGAAACCGATGGATCTATCGACGATCAAAAGGAAATTGGACACGGGTCAGTATAGCGATCCATGGGAATATGTTGACGACGTGTGGATGATGTTTGATAACGCGTGGCTATATAATCGTAAGACGTCGCGAGTGTACAGATACTGTACAAAGGTACGTATTCAAGGAATTCTTAGTAACTACGTCGCGAATCTTTATGCGAATTTCTGTTTTCATAGAGCATCGTATAAAAGTCAAAATTATGGATAATTTCTTTCCACCGACTAGAAGATAATTTCCCGGCAAAAATAGAATGAGAATACCATTAATTCTTCTTCGCATCCACGATTCCTTGTACTTTACATGTTCGTACACGAGGCGCACGCATAAAGATCAGCAgtttattaataacttttaaATTTCGATGATCGAATCTTGGATGATCAATTGTATATTGGTTTCAGCTTTCGGAAGTTTTCGAGCAAGAGATAGATCCAGTGATGCAGGCCCTGGGCTATTGTTGCGGcagaaaatacacatttaatCCACAAGTTTTGTGTTGTTACGGGAAACAACTCTGTACGATACCCAGGGATGCGAAGTACTACTCCTATCAGAACAGGTCAGTGTGTGAAAAGGTCTCGCAAGGAACGTTCCCCAATTGTGACCCATTAGTTTTGATGAAACTCTGTATACATGTAAATTCTGTGAAAATATTCGAGACGTTATTACACATTGTATAAAAATGTCTAACTGTTTTGATACTTGGAAATAGTAGCtacaaatatgaattaaatagtttcattctcTTACTGGAAAAAGAtacatggtgaagattttcacaATCTCTGTTGTACATGGTTTCATAAAAGTCCGATGCATCACAATTGGATGATGTTACTTGTTTGTCAAACGACCTTCCGCgacaaacaaatttatttaatacttgacGAAAAGATAGTTTGCATGATGGGAATACGCTGTGTAGGTTTCCTTTTTTAAATCTCCATCTTGCCAGTCGACAACTATTTAGTTAACTAAATATCATAGTAACGACTTTTCTTGCCCCCCGACTGTCTTCGAAATGTATTGATAAATTTGACCTCTATTAAATTCGAAAGGGGAAAAAGTTGAAATTGTCTGCCAAGGGCGTATTCGACCTCGTATGGTGCATTTTTATCAATGAAAAATGTTCTACAACCGAATACGCCAGATTAAATTGGCAGGCTAATTAGCCTGCTTCGGTCGCAGCAGCCGATGCAGGCCAGTCTCCTGACCTACACGTTTCTTTTTCCCCAAACTTCATTATATCTTTTTacattacaattataatatgtttATCAACGATTATATTTTTACGTGAAACTCGCAcaaaaaaaatttacattttttaatgtgCATATACTTAAGggatatatagtatatatagtggCTCATATTGTAGTTAGTGTTCAAGAGTTGGACATCTTTTTTTGAGATAACAGTTTAGTacattgtactcgaataatgtACCATAGTAGTGAGCACTAGTTAACAAAGAAAAACAACGTTTGTAACCCTTGGGTATATGTAATTAAGTATTTcatgtatataatgtatatttatatatatgtatatatatatatttcgtgtCTAACGATGGCACTCTTCTCTTCTTTGTATGTTACCTTCGCTCTACCCATGGGTTGCGCACGCACACACAAAATCCTTGTTTGCTGCTTGCTTCTTGTGTTGCCCGCGCCCCTTGCTTCTTTCCAACTCTACTACTTCGTGCCACGAAAATTGGTTCTTGGAAATATGGGACAATCGAAATTGGATACCTGATGTCGTGAATTGAAAACgaactaaaaaaatatatatataattgcgataaatgaatatataacgGAAACCAAAAACTAAAAACACGGCAACTCTCTGCAACTTTTGgaatcgaaactataaaaaacgaaacGGACTTGaatacgtataaataaatatgtatatacaattgGCAAACATATTACTATTTGCATGTGTATAATCGGAAAAATAAACACTTATCAAAATTGGACTTTCGACATTTGGATACATCAATTGGGGTGTGAcaaaaaatatacatgtatattgaTCTTCGTATCATGCACGCATGACATTGACGAATTGAAATTCGGATCTAAAAAACTATTGGAACACAACAGTCTAAAGGCATATGGTCTTGTTTCCGACAGATACACCTTCTGTCAGAAATGTTTCAACGACATTCCTGGTGACACTGTGACGTTGGGAGACGATCCAACGCAACCTCAAACGTAAGTATTCGAACCGTGATAATACTTACTGCAATAAACCTTTCTTCTCTTTTGGTTCAGCGGACGGGTTACACAAATTACTACATTTCATTTCAGTGCCATTAAAAAGGAACAGTTCCAGGAAATGAAGAATGATCACTTGGAATTGGAGCCTTTTGTTGTGTGCACAGATTGTGGCAGAAAAGTACATCAAATCTGCGTGCTTCATATGGAATCTATCTGGCCATTAGGGTAAACATAAATGTTCATTTATGCAGTAACAGCTTCTCTAAAGTTttctaatcaaataaaaaagtttattggaTTGTATAAGCTTCTATAAGAtaacattttctttatgtatAGGTTCACTTGTGATAACTGCTTGAAGAAAAAAGGACAGAAGCGTAAAGAGAACAAGTTCAACGCTAAGCGTTTACCAGTCACTAAATTAGGCACTTACATAGAGACGCGAGTAAACAACTTCTTGAAGAAGAAAGAAGCTGGTGCTGGCGAAGTTGCAATTAGAGTTGTGGCGTCCAGTGACAAAGTAGTGGAAGTGAAGCCTGGCATGAGAAGTAGATTTGTGGAGAACGGTGACATGCCCGGCGAGTTTCCTTACAGGGCGAAAGCATTATTTGCATTTGAAGAGGTCGATGGCACGGACGTGTGTTTTTTCGGCATGCATGTGCAGGAATATGGCAGCGAATGTACTCCACCTAACACTAGAAGGGTCTATATCGCGTACTTGGATTCTGTACACTTTTTCCGGCCTAGACAGTTTCGTACAGCAGTTTACCATGAGATACTTCTTGGGTATTTAGACTACGCGAAGCAGCTTGGGTAAGTAGAAAGTTACTTTTGAGTACAGAACCGCCTATACGTCTTGTTaagctaaaaacaaaataaaaatgatatgcGATTTAAATACTTCTACTTATACATCACGATATTTACAGTTTATTCATGACCGATATTTTCGTCGTATACTTTGAACACTGAATAATGTCCCTCGAACAATTTGTTGCGCAGATATACCATGGCTCATATTTGGGCTTGTCCACCTTCTGAAGGAGATGATTACATCTTTCACTGCCACCCTCAGGAGCAAAAAATTCCAAAGCCTAAAAGATTGCAAGAATGGTACAAGAAAATGCTGGACAAAGGCATGGTCGAAAGGATCGTACTGGATTATAAAGTTAGTATCAGCAGTTTGATTCAATAAGGTCATATACGTCAGATCAGGACCAACCAAACCCTTTAAGCAGCATTAAGAGACTAGAAAAGTCAGCGAGCACCGTGGCTATGGTGGTTAAAGCAGAGCGATTAGTCGACGAATCTAAAGAGCGTGGGTTCGAATCCCACTGATGTGACCTTCATTTTTCCTAGGActctttcatataaataaaataatacagtcTCAAGTGTTACCTGAGAGTTGACCCCCTTACTCTTGGGTGTCAAAGAAGACTAAAATTAACGTCTGCACATAAGCTAATGTTCTTAGAGAGTATGTAAATTTGAACATAGGATAAGCAGgcgacaattaaaaatattttcttttgcttACGGtctgttaatataatttagattaaaaattattttcgttgttTCCTTAATTATAGGATATTTTAAAACAAGCAATGGAAGACAAGCTTTCATCAGCCGCCGATTTACCATATTTTG encodes the following:
- the LOC116430209 gene encoding CREB-binding protein isoform X5, with the translated sequence MADHLVDGPPNKRQKLGDPFQGTSDSADYITNTDMFDLENDLPDDLLATPSWGSATESAKPPATGPGPGQQNGALDSELRQHVQQQQQQLPHHLIQQQGNKNLVTNSLVMAAGTLGNKSPNMQSPPNVSVSKVVDPQMVVSLGNLPSSIASSLANNQMSIANSMGGLQSSMSMAGNNPTMSMPGGMNSGLVMTSSASGNNNMGGMAGGSLIVTNSLNKQPLNTVMGPNTQGIHHPSGPHGVPQMQNGPGIMNTRAVAMQQQQQAHMVGPTRGQSPHQQVHQVGIVGTGQGGPRMQAPPNMANMPNMGQIGASTPYGYASPGSGPGPGVTVCTNSPVGVVTPQQKGVGTNMTAMQVAGRFGGNTGPIGSATVVGGQEGTMAQQAQPPAPSPAQTQAGAPTGVQLGSQQATQGQITGTGAPTGATKSTADPEKRKLIQQQLVLLLHAHKCQRRETQANNGDVRHCTLPDCKTMKNVLNHMTACQAGKTCMVPHCSSSRQIISHWKHCNRNDCPVCLPLKQANKNKTTNAAAASTSQPNSQPNPSPTEVKRAYDALGIQCPTTTPGLVPASCVTRRIPAPGMQGGTGTIGSVRLVQPPTQTAPGQSVVGAGQQVVAPNVSLPLNSDPNTVGVAGNQTASTSGATPAAAAAPANIQQSVNVHQLFGLNDSGQLSVAAENRLASPQLPVGAQQNQVTATPMQETKDWHLTVTPDLRNHLVHKLVQAIFPTPDPNAMLDKRMYNLVSYARKVEGDMYEMANSRSEYYHLLAEKIYKIQKELEEKRQKRKEQQQQLQAQQQQQPQPGSSGAAGPSLRPCAPPGVGTVPPSRPVGTVTPSLRSHSPSMSQLGNLPAISIPHNRMQFPQQQQAQQQQAQQQQVQVQAQTKVQAQAQAQTQAQAQAQAQVQQQMQQQQQQQQQQQQQQQQQQQQQQQQQQQGILVGPPGPSPNGQSTSNPNVVPNPGLSPFGQMSQANLTTTTTSATTSQFPTSNGTSGLPNSSPVQNQHQFTDIMKVRMAQAQAAQAAQAAIAHQHQQQQQQQQQQQQQQQQQQQQQSQQSAQSQPQQQQSQSQPQQPTSTSNQSGATTPMPQAPSPFSIQQNNQQQSQQFSNSRPLSVSTPSDSGISTSTPQTIPPPASSGPSPGPTTTANGPQSTTSTPNTPLVPSLMTPNQTVSSANQTPPHPSTTPSPAGLAGLGKGMTSQERAALNAPRTLSISSQMAAIVSATDRDNSPSPPMNNNKGKLDSIKEESMKMEIKQEDGSENHRMDGGKSVNNDVPIKTEIKQEPMEEGSGEGIAKEESCIKEEPVTPMSSQDTTTPDIKPLVPEPIQPSGTSTDKKRLCLFKPDELRQALMPTLEKLYRQDPESIPFRQPVDPQALGIPDYFDIVKKPMDLSTIKRKLDTGQYSDPWEYVDDVWMMFDNAWLYNRKTSRVYRYCTKLSEVFEQEIDPVMQALGYCCGRKYTFNPQVLCCYGKQLCTIPRDAKYYSYQNSLKAYGLVSDRYTFCQKCFNDIPGDTVTLGDDPTQPQTAIKKEQFQEMKNDHLELEPFVVCTDCGRKVHQICVLHMESIWPLGFTCDNCLKKKGQKRKENKFNAKRLPVTKLGTYIETRVNNFLKKKEAGAGEVAIRVVASSDKVVEVKPGMRSRFVENGDMPGEFPYRAKALFAFEEVDGTDVCFFGMHVQEYGSECTPPNTRRVYIAYLDSVHFFRPRQFRTAVYHEILLGYLDYAKQLGYTMAHIWACPPSEGDDYIFHCHPQEQKIPKPKRLQEWYKKMLDKGMVERIVLDYKDILKQAMEDKLSSAADLPYFEGDFWPNVLEESIKELDQEEEEKRKQAEAAEAAAANAIFSMSEDSETGPDGKKKGQKKAKKSNKSKANQRKNSKKSNTPQTGNDLSAKIFATMEKHKEVFFVIRLHSAQSAASLAPIQDPDPVINCDLMDGRDAFLTMARERHYEFSSLRRAKFSSMSMLYELHNQGQDKFVYTCNNCKSHVETRYHCTVCDDFDLCISCKEKDGHPHHMEKLGLDLDDGSSPADAKQQNPQEARKLSIQRCIQSLVHACQCRDANCRLPSCQKMKRVVTHTKICKRKTNGGCPICKQLIALCCYHAKHCQETKCLVPFCSNIKHKLKQQQLQQRLQQAQLLRRRMAVMNTRPTGAVGAMQSGQQTSNVTMPTGVAMKPGVSPTNLPSPHQPGIGLKPGTQTPPAHVLQVVKQVQEEAARQQAPHVGYGKVTPGGGVGVGVGVAGQTGGVMPPPQMQRPMPVQMPNPGGTHLIPMDQWTPSRYQPNAVMQQNPGLRQQTPQQLMQQQQQHQGQPVIGMGGQMPRQPGIIGGPVSQVGSQAQNTAMHKQVLQQLMQTLKNPHTPEQQNQILQILKSNPPIMAAFIKQRALQQQTGQYGGGVAGPLGPNQPQQQPSLQHMMSQQQQQQHQQQQQQHQQQQQQPGRMQIQAMLNQQQQQQQQQQQQPVQQQSQWYKQQMMAMQRQQAQQQQQQQQQQQQQQQQQQQPFTQPPAPPYGQQRPIRPSLLGKSHSIPDKTRFVEPVGSWSNVCHDSAYSSPGYGGFSEGYGQPGLKPTPPPIPSPQGVMGPPGISVQQQLMQSVRSPPPIRSPQPNPSPRPVPSPRNQPVPSPRSGPVPSPHHHPPHGTPTHSPAHELGGPSEMMLSQLNGGTGAPTGHPGAMPHHPSPAPPPTSGADSSEVTPMTPQDQLSKFVEGL
- the LOC116430209 gene encoding CREB-binding protein isoform X6, with amino-acid sequence MADHLVDGPPNKRQKLGDPFQGTSDSADYITNTDMFDLENDLPDDLLATPSWGSATESAKPPATGPGPGQQNGALDSELRQHVQQQQQQLPHHLIQQQGNKNLVTNSLVMAAGTLGNKSPNMQSPPNVSVSKVVDPQMVVSLGNLPSSIASSLANNQMSIANSMGGLQSSMSMAGNNPTMSMPGGMNSGLVMTSSASGNNNMGGMAGGSLIVTNSLNKQPLNTVMGPNTQGIHHPSGPHGVPQMQNGPGIMNTRAVAMQQQQQAHMVGPTRGQSPHQQVHQVGIVGTGQGGPRMQAPPNMANMPNMGQIGASTPYGYASPGSGPGPGVTVCTNSPVGVVTPQQKGVGTNMTAMQVAGRFGGNTGPIGSATVVGGQEGTMAQQAQPPAPSPAQTQAGAPTGVQLGSQQATQGQITGTGAPTGATKSTADPEKRKLIQQQLVLLLHAHKCQRRETQANNGDVRHCTLPDCKTMKNVLNHMTACQAGKTCMVPHCSSSRQIISHWKHCNRNDCPVCLPLKQANKNKTTNAAAASTSQPNSQPNPSPTEVKRAYDALGIQCPTTTPGLVPASCVTRRIPAPGMQGGTGTIGSVRLVQPPTQTAPGQSVVGAGQQVVAPNVSLPLNSDPNTVGVAGNQTASTSGATPAAAAAPANIQQSVNVHQLFGLNDSGQLSVAAENRLASPQLPVGAQQNQVTATPMQETKDWHLTVTPDLRNHLVHKLVQAIFPTPDPNAMLDKRMYNLVSYARKVEGDMYEMANSRSEYYHLLAEKIYKIQKELEEKRQKRKEQQQQLQAQQQQQPQPGSSGAAGPSLRPCAPPGVGTVPPSRPVGTVTPSLRSHSPSMSQLGNLPAISIPHNRMQFPQQQQAQQQQAQQQQVQVQAQTKVQAQAQAQTQAQAQAQAQVQQQMQQQQQQQQQQQQQQQQQQQQQQQQQQQGILVGPPGPSPNGQSTSNPNVVPNPGLSPFGQMSQANLTTTTTSATTSQFPTSNGTSGLPNSSPVQNQHQFTDIMKVRMAQAQAAQAAQAAIAHQHQQQQQQQQQQQQQQQQQQQQQSQQSAQSQPQQQQSQSQPQQPTSTSNQSGATTPMPQAPSPFSIQQNNQQQSQQFSNSRPLSVSTPSDSGISTSTPQTIPPPASSGPSPGPTTTANGPQSTTSTPNTPLVPSLMTPNQTVSSANQTPPHPSTTPSPAGLAGLGKGMTSQERAALNAPRTLSISSQMAAIVSATDRDNSPSPPMNNNKGKLDSIKEESMKMEIKQEDGSENHRMDGGKSVNNDVPIKTEIKQEPMEEGSGEGIAKEESCIKEEPVTPMSSQDTTTPDIKPLVPEPIQPSGTSTDKKRLCLFKPDELRQALMPTLEKLYRQDPESIPFRQPVDPQALGIPDYFDIVKKPMDLSTIKRKLDTGQYSDPWEYVDDVWMMFDNAWLYNRKTSRVYRYCTKLSEVFEQEIDPVMQALGYCCGRKYTFNPQVLCCYGKQLCTIPRDAKYYSYQNRYTFCQKCFNDIPGDTVTLGDDPTQPQTAIKKEQFQEMKNDHLELEPFVVCTDCGRKVHQICVLHMESIWPLGFTCDNCLKKKGQKRKENKFNAKRLPVTKLGTYIETRVNNFLKKKEAGAGEVAIRVVASSDKVVEVKPGMRSRFVENGDMPGEFPYRAKALFAFEEVDGTDVCFFGMHVQEYGSECTPPNTRRVYIAYLDSVHFFRPRQFRTAVYHEILLGYLDYAKQLGYTMAHIWACPPSEGDDYIFHCHPQEQKIPKPKRLQEWYKKMLDKGMVERIVLDYKDILKQAMEDKLSSAADLPYFEGDFWPNVLEESIKELDQEEEEKRKQAEAAEAAAANAIFSMSEDSETGPDGKKKGQKKAKKSNKSKANQRKNSKKSNTPQTGNDLSAKIFATMEKHKEVFFVIRLHSAQSAASLAPIQDPDPVINCDLMDGRDAFLTMARERHYEFSSLRRAKFSSMSMLYELHNQGQDKFVYTCNNCKSHVETRYHCTVCDDFDLCISCKEKDGHPHHMEKLGLDLDDGSSPADAKQQNPQEARKLSIQRCIQSLVHACQCRDANCRLPSCQKMKRVVTHTKICKRKTNGGCPICKQLIALCCYHAKHCQETKCLVPFCSNIKHKLKQQQLQQRLQQAQLLRRRMAVMNTRPTGAVGAMQSGQQTSNVTMPTGVAMKPGVSPTNLPSPHQPGIGLKPGTQTPPAHVLQVVKQVQEEAARQQAPHVGYGKVTPGGGVGVGVGVAGQTGGVMPPPQMQRPMPVQMPNPGGTHLIPMDQWTPSRYQPNAVMQQNPGLRQQTPQQLMQQQQQHQGQPVIGMGGQMPRQPGIIGGPVSQVGSQAQNTAMHKQVLQQLMQTLKNPHTPEQQNQILQILKSNPPIMAAFIKQRALQQQTGQYGGGVAGPLGPNQPQQQPSLQHMMSQQQQQQHQQQQQQHQQQQQQPGRMQIQAMLNQQQQQQQQQQQQPVQQQSQWYKQQMMAMQRQQAQQQQQQQQQQQQQQQQQQQPFTQPPAPPYGQQRPIRPSLLGYGGFSEGYGQPGLKPTPPPIPSPQGVMGPPGISVQQQLMQSVRSPPPIRSPQPNPSPRPVPSPRNQPVPSPRSGPVPSPHHHPPHGTPTHSPAHELGGPSEMMLSQLNGGTGAPTGHPGAMPHHPSPAPPPTSGADSSEVTPMTPQDQLSKFVEGL
- the LOC116430209 gene encoding CREB-binding protein isoform X1 — translated: MADHLVDGPPNKRQKLGDPFQGTSDSAVGMAPVMMHHAYTNYGGGGSGNMQQMQGPPQQLHLQQHQLQPHWNNHTVQKRNYITNTDMFDLENDLPDDLLATPSWGSATESAKPPATGPGPGQQNGALDSELRQHVQQQQQQLPHHLIQQQGNKNLVTNSLVMAAGTLGNKSPNMQSPPNVSVSKVVDPQMVVSLGNLPSSIASSLANNQMSIANSMGGLQSSMSMAGNNPTMSMPGGMNSGLVMTSSASGNNNMGGMAGGSLIVTNSLNKQPLNTVMGPNTQGIHHPSGPHGVPQMQNGPGIMNTRAVAMQQQQQAHMVGPTRGQSPHQQVHQVGIVGTGQGGPRMQAPPNMANMPNMGQIGASTPYGYASPGSGPGPGVTVCTNSPVGVVTPQQKGVGTNMTAMQVAGRFGGNTGPIGSATVVGGQEGTMAQQAQPPAPSPAQTQAGAPTGVQLGSQQATQGQITGTGAPTGATKSTADPEKRKLIQQQLVLLLHAHKCQRRETQANNGDVRHCTLPDCKTMKNVLNHMTACQAGKTCMVPHCSSSRQIISHWKHCNRNDCPVCLPLKQANKNKTTNAAAASTSQPNSQPNPSPTEVKRAYDALGIQCPTTTPGLVPASCVTRRIPAPGMQGGTGTIGSVRLVQPPTQTAPGQSVVGAGQQVVAPNVSLPLNSDPNTVGVAGNQTASTSGATPAAAAAPANIQQSVNVHQLFGLNDSGQLSVAAENRLASPQLPVGAQQNQVTATPMQETKDWHLTVTPDLRNHLVHKLVQAIFPTPDPNAMLDKRMYNLVSYARKVEGDMYEMANSRSEYYHLLAEKIYKIQKELEEKRQKRKEQQQQLQAQQQQQPQPGSSGAAGPSLRPCAPPGVGTVPPSRPVGTVTPSLRSHSPSMSQLGNLPAISIPHNRMQFPQQQQAQQQQAQQQQVQVQAQTKVQAQAQAQTQAQAQAQAQVQQQMQQQQQQQQQQQQQQQQQQQQQQQQQQQGILVGPPGPSPNGQSTSNPNVVPNPGLSPFGQMSQANLTTTTTSATTSQFPTSNGTSGLPNSSPVQNQHQFTDIMKVRMAQAQAAQAAQAAIAHQHQQQQQQQQQQQQQQQQQQQQQSQQSAQSQPQQQQSQSQPQQPTSTSNQSGATTPMPQAPSPFSIQQNNQQQSQQFSNSRPLSVSTPSDSGISTSTPQTIPPPASSGPSPGPTTTANGPQSTTSTPNTPLVPSLMTPNQTVSSANQTPPHPSTTPSPAGLAGLGKGMTSQERAALNAPRTLSISSQMAAIVSATDRDNSPSPPMNNNKGKLDSIKEESMKMEIKQEDGSENHRMDGGKSVNNDVPIKTEIKQEPMEEGSGEGIAKEESCIKEEPVTPMSSQDTTTPDIKPLVPEPIQPSGTSTDKKRLCLFKPDELRQALMPTLEKLYRQDPESIPFRQPVDPQALGIPDYFDIVKKPMDLSTIKRKLDTGQYSDPWEYVDDVWMMFDNAWLYNRKTSRVYRYCTKLSEVFEQEIDPVMQALGYCCGRKYTFNPQVLCCYGKQLCTIPRDAKYYSYQNSLKAYGLVSDRYTFCQKCFNDIPGDTVTLGDDPTQPQTAIKKEQFQEMKNDHLELEPFVVCTDCGRKVHQICVLHMESIWPLGFTCDNCLKKKGQKRKENKFNAKRLPVTKLGTYIETRVNNFLKKKEAGAGEVAIRVVASSDKVVEVKPGMRSRFVENGDMPGEFPYRAKALFAFEEVDGTDVCFFGMHVQEYGSECTPPNTRRVYIAYLDSVHFFRPRQFRTAVYHEILLGYLDYAKQLGYTMAHIWACPPSEGDDYIFHCHPQEQKIPKPKRLQEWYKKMLDKGMVERIVLDYKDILKQAMEDKLSSAADLPYFEGDFWPNVLEESIKELDQEEEEKRKQAEAAEAAAANAIFSMSEDSETGPDGKKKGQKKAKKSNKSKANQRKNSKKSNTPQTGNDLSAKIFATMEKHKEVFFVIRLHSAQSAASLAPIQDPDPVINCDLMDGRDAFLTMARERHYEFSSLRRAKFSSMSMLYELHNQGQDKFVYTCNNCKSHVETRYHCTVCDDFDLCISCKEKDGHPHHMEKLGLDLDDGSSPADAKQQNPQEARKLSIQRCIQSLVHACQCRDANCRLPSCQKMKRVVTHTKICKRKTNGGCPICKQLIALCCYHAKHCQETKCLVPFCSNIKHKLKQQQLQQRLQQAQLLRRRMAVMNTRPTGAVGAMQSGQQTSNVTMPTGVAMKPGVSPTNLPSPHQPGIGLKPGTQTPPAHVLQVVKQVQEEAARQQAPHVGYGKVTPGGGVGVGVGVAGQTGGVMPPPQMQRPMPVQMPNPGGTHLIPMDQWTPSRYQPNAVMQQNPGLRQQTPQQLMQQQQQHQGQPVIGMGGQMPRQPGIIGGPVSQVGSQAQNTAMHKQVLQQLMQTLKNPHTPEQQNQILQILKSNPPIMAAFIKQRALQQQTGQYGGGVAGPLGPNQPQQQPSLQHMMSQQQQQQHQQQQQQHQQQQQQPGRMQIQAMLNQQQQQQQQQQQQPVQQQSQWYKQQMMAMQRQQAQQQQQQQQQQQQQQQQQQQPFTQPPAPPYGQQRPIRPSLLGKSHSIPDKTRFVEPVGSWSNVCHDSAYSSPGYGGFSEGYGQPGLKPTPPPIPSPQGVMGPPGISVQQQLMQSVRSPPPIRSPQPNPSPRPVPSPRNQPVPSPRSGPVPSPHHHPPHGTPTHSPAHELGGPSEMMLSQLNGGTGAPTGHPGAMPHHPSPAPPPTSGADSSEVTPMTPQDQLSKFVEGL